The Chryseobacterium suipulveris genome window below encodes:
- the mnmG gene encoding tRNA uridine-5-carboxymethylaminomethyl(34) synthesis enzyme MnmG produces MINEIYDVIVVGAGHAGCEAAAAAANLGSKTLLITMNMQTIGQMSCNPAMGGIAKGQIVREIDAMGGYSGIVADKSAIQFKMLNLSKGPAMWSPRTQNDRMMFAEEWRLALENTPNLDFFQDMVKSLTIENDQVTGVITSLGIQIKGKSVVLTNGTFLNGLIHVGDKQLGGGRMGEPRAFGITEQLVSLGFEAGRMKTGTPPRVDGRSLDYSKMEEQKGDENPQKFSYLDTPKLTKQLSCHIVYTNETVHEILREGFDRSPMFNGTIQSLGPRYCPSIEDKINRFAERNRHQLFVEPEGWRTIEIYVNGFSSSLPEEVQIKAMKHIPGFENVKVFRPGYAIEYDYFPPTQLYHTLETKLIKKLYFAGQINGTTGYEEAAGQGLIAGINAHNKVHDKGEFTLNRDEAYIGVLIDDLITKGTEEPYRMFTSRAEYRLLLRQDNADIRLTEKSYNLGLAKEERLRKVEEKISKSNELEEILKETSLKPGIINPILETIESSPVDQAYRASQILTRPNMTLEKLEKIDFIKEKTESYSEEVREQAEINIKYRGYIEKEKENVAKLNRLETIKIPEDFDFTKIASLSSEARQKLNKVQPKTIAQAGRISGVSPADINVLLIYLGR; encoded by the coding sequence ATGATAAACGAAATATACGACGTCATCGTAGTTGGAGCAGGACACGCCGGTTGTGAAGCAGCTGCAGCTGCAGCAAATCTCGGTTCTAAAACCTTGCTGATCACGATGAATATGCAAACCATCGGACAAATGAGCTGCAATCCCGCAATGGGCGGAATTGCAAAAGGTCAGATTGTGCGTGAAATCGATGCAATGGGAGGTTACTCAGGAATTGTTGCCGATAAATCTGCAATCCAGTTCAAGATGCTCAACCTTTCCAAAGGACCTGCAATGTGGTCACCGCGAACTCAGAACGATCGTATGATGTTTGCCGAAGAATGGCGATTAGCTCTGGAAAATACGCCAAATCTTGATTTTTTCCAAGACATGGTTAAAAGCTTAACCATTGAGAATGATCAGGTTACAGGCGTTATAACTTCGTTGGGAATCCAAATCAAAGGGAAATCCGTAGTGCTCACCAACGGAACATTTCTGAACGGCTTAATCCACGTTGGAGACAAACAATTAGGCGGAGGAAGAATGGGTGAACCAAGAGCTTTCGGAATTACAGAGCAATTAGTTTCACTCGGTTTCGAAGCAGGGAGAATGAAAACGGGAACTCCACCGCGTGTTGACGGAAGATCACTCGATTACTCCAAAATGGAAGAGCAGAAAGGCGACGAAAATCCACAGAAATTTTCCTATTTAGATACTCCAAAACTCACCAAACAACTCAGCTGCCACATCGTTTATACCAACGAAACCGTACACGAAATTTTACGTGAAGGATTCGACAGAAGTCCGATGTTTAATGGTACCATTCAAAGTTTGGGTCCAAGATACTGTCCAAGTATTGAAGACAAAATCAACCGATTTGCTGAAAGAAACCGTCACCAACTTTTCGTGGAGCCGGAAGGTTGGCGAACCATAGAAATCTATGTAAACGGGTTCAGCTCCTCACTACCTGAAGAAGTCCAAATCAAGGCAATGAAACACATTCCAGGTTTCGAAAACGTGAAAGTCTTTCGACCTGGTTACGCCATTGAATACGACTACTTCCCTCCTACCCAACTTTACCATACTTTGGAAACCAAACTGATTAAGAAACTCTATTTCGCTGGCCAAATCAACGGAACTACAGGATATGAAGAAGCTGCAGGACAAGGTTTAATTGCAGGAATCAATGCTCATAATAAAGTACACGACAAAGGCGAATTTACGCTAAATAGAGATGAAGCATATATCGGTGTTCTCATCGACGATCTCATTACTAAAGGCACTGAAGAACCCTACAGAATGTTCACTTCTCGAGCAGAGTATAGACTATTGCTAAGACAGGATAATGCAGATATTCGATTAACCGAAAAATCCTATAATTTAGGTTTGGCAAAAGAAGAACGTCTAAGAAAAGTTGAGGAAAAGATTTCGAAAAGCAATGAACTTGAAGAAATTTTAAAAGAAACTTCCCTTAAACCAGGGATCATTAATCCGATTTTGGAGACGATCGAGTCCTCCCCTGTTGATCAAGCATACAGAGCATCGCAGATTCTAACCCGACCCAACATGACTTTGGAAAAACTGGAAAAAATCGACTTTATCAAAGAAAAAACAGAATCCTACTCCGAAGAAGTTCGTGAACAGGCGGAAATCAATATCAAATACCGTGGTTACATTGAAAAGGAGAAGGAAAACGTTGCTAAGTTGAACCGTTTGGAAACCATCAAAATTCCGGAAGATTTTGACTTTACCAAAATCGCCTCCCTATCTTCAGAAGCAAGACAAAAGCTGAATAAAGTACAACCAAAAACCATTGCACAGGCAGGGAGAATCAGTGGAGTTTCCCCAGCCGACATCAATGTGCTCCTGATCTATTTAGGCAGATAA
- the ybeY gene encoding rRNA maturation RNase YbeY has translation MIQFFFENIDEISLGDNTKNWLLSLITSEDKKPGEINYIFCDDEYLLRVNKDFLNHDYYTDIITFDYVKGKTISGDIFVSLPRIFENATNLSNDFNVELHRVLAHGVLHLIGYKDKTDEEITEMRNKEDFYLNIL, from the coding sequence ATGATACAGTTCTTTTTTGAAAATATTGATGAGATCAGTCTTGGCGACAATACAAAAAATTGGCTCCTTTCACTCATCACATCCGAAGACAAGAAACCCGGCGAAATCAACTATATCTTTTGTGATGACGAGTATCTTCTTCGGGTCAATAAAGACTTTCTCAACCATGATTACTATACCGACATCATCACCTTCGACTACGTGAAAGGCAAAACTATTTCGGGAGATATTTTCGTATCTTTGCCCCGCATTTTTGAGAACGCCACGAATCTTTCCAATGATTTTAATGTCGAGTTACACAGGGTTTTAGCTCACGGTGTGCTGCATTTGATCGGGTATAAAGACAAGACCGACGAAGAAATTACAGAAATGCGAAATAAGGAAGATTTTTATTTAAACATTCTTTAG
- a CDS encoding patatin-like phospholipase family protein — protein sequence MKKLLTLMIIFFSWIQLNSQVKEGLKISKNAKIGLSLAGGGAKGFAHIGALKVLDSLGVKVDYISGTSMGAIVGGLYASGYTGKEIEKIMMDTDFYTIIANEKTRQQTSFFEKSVDKYLLTIPIVHGKVNVLPKAISTGQKNIYLLKELFKNVSNIEDFSKLPIPFMCVATNLESGKMEVFEKGDLVSAIMASSAFPSLMDPVKVGDSLYIDGAMTVNYPSKPLKDKGIDIVIGVDLSQGLAKRKDLQSAISILNQVIDFGIQKETKNQYKYTDINIHPNLTGVNATSYDAKSAILDSGFVAARKYERILSTLPKREKNLLRAPISDIYSNVYKIDSLDVENNDIYGKNYILGKMNLKLPSMQTYGSINKMIDKLYATNNYKLINYDLIQDENKNYLKLFVTEDNARFFLKFGLHYDEIFKTGLLINATVKRLLFRNSTISLDLVVGDKPRYYFNYFIDNGYIPGFGVYASGMTLDNYDKDFNLYERRNWFRNEVFIQSIWRDKFAIGGGISHDYFEAKTPGEPTYSNPHNFINPYVFIKSDTQDDRGFPVRGFLLNIEGKLLDLLNKDQKGRTFQTKITTHINFPFADWFTYRLRLFGGFTLGDELSSYYNYGIGGIFEQNLGNYTSFRGYEFGQVMSKNLLTAENIFQFKILKNYFADGSFGLGNHFNDLKVDKIFAIVETSAGISAGYRSPFGQVKLNYSRSLNRNNGVFSVILGHWF from the coding sequence ATGAAAAAACTACTAACGTTGATGATTATTTTCTTTTCCTGGATTCAGCTGAATTCCCAGGTAAAAGAAGGTTTGAAGATATCCAAAAATGCCAAAATCGGGTTGTCCCTTGCAGGAGGAGGCGCAAAAGGTTTCGCCCATATCGGAGCTTTGAAAGTGCTTGATTCTCTTGGAGTTAAAGTAGATTATATTTCAGGAACAAGTATGGGTGCAATCGTCGGTGGGCTTTATGCTTCTGGCTATACCGGAAAGGAGATTGAGAAAATCATGATGGATACCGATTTCTACACCATCATCGCCAACGAAAAAACTCGGCAGCAAACAAGCTTCTTTGAAAAATCGGTTGATAAATATCTGCTCACTATTCCAATCGTCCACGGAAAAGTGAATGTTTTACCTAAAGCAATTTCTACAGGTCAGAAGAATATTTATCTCTTAAAGGAACTCTTTAAAAACGTTTCAAATATTGAGGATTTCTCAAAACTTCCGATTCCTTTTATGTGCGTTGCAACCAACCTCGAAAGCGGAAAAATGGAGGTTTTCGAGAAAGGAGATTTGGTGAGTGCAATTATGGCGAGCTCAGCATTTCCATCATTAATGGATCCTGTGAAAGTTGGTGATTCATTGTATATCGACGGTGCGATGACAGTCAACTATCCTTCTAAACCTTTGAAGGACAAAGGGATAGATATTGTAATCGGTGTAGATTTAAGTCAGGGTTTGGCTAAAAGAAAAGATCTGCAGTCAGCAATCTCTATCCTGAACCAGGTGATCGATTTCGGGATTCAAAAGGAAACAAAAAACCAATACAAATATACCGACATCAATATTCATCCTAACTTGACGGGGGTGAATGCAACAAGTTACGACGCTAAAAGTGCGATTCTGGATTCCGGATTTGTAGCTGCGAGGAAATATGAGCGAATCCTCTCCACACTGCCAAAAAGGGAAAAAAATCTTTTGCGGGCACCAATCAGCGACATCTACAGCAACGTTTATAAAATCGACAGTCTGGATGTTGAGAACAACGATATTTACGGCAAGAACTACATTCTGGGGAAGATGAACCTAAAACTGCCTTCAATGCAGACCTATGGAAGCATCAACAAAATGATCGACAAACTCTACGCAACCAATAACTACAAACTAATTAACTACGACCTTATTCAGGACGAAAATAAGAATTACCTGAAGCTTTTTGTAACGGAAGATAATGCTCGTTTTTTCTTAAAATTCGGGCTGCATTACGACGAAATATTCAAAACGGGACTCCTCATTAACGCCACTGTAAAACGGCTGCTCTTTAGAAACTCGACGATTTCTCTTGACCTGGTTGTTGGCGACAAACCGCGATACTACTTTAATTATTTCATCGATAACGGGTACATCCCGGGATTCGGAGTTTATGCATCGGGAATGACTTTGGATAATTATGATAAAGACTTTAATTTGTACGAACGCCGCAACTGGTTCAGAAACGAGGTCTTCATCCAGTCGATTTGGAGGGACAAATTCGCGATCGGAGGTGGAATAAGTCACGACTATTTTGAGGCAAAAACACCGGGTGAACCTACCTACTCTAATCCACACAATTTCATCAATCCGTATGTCTTTATCAAAAGCGATACACAGGATGATCGCGGTTTCCCGGTTCGTGGATTCTTGCTCAACATTGAAGGAAAACTCCTGGATCTCCTCAACAAAGACCAAAAAGGGCGAACTTTTCAGACAAAAATCACCACACACATCAATTTTCCGTTTGCTGATTGGTTCACCTACCGACTTCGGCTCTTTGGTGGATTTACACTCGGCGACGAATTAAGCAGCTACTACAATTACGGAATCGGCGGTATCTTCGAGCAAAATCTCGGTAATTATACTTCTTTCCGTGGTTATGAGTTTGGACAAGTGATGTCGAAAAACCTGCTCACTGCGGAAAATATCTTCCAGTTCAAAATTCTAAAAAACTATTTTGCAGATGGCAGTTTCGGTTTAGGAAATCACTTCAACGACCTCAAAGTTGACAAAATTTTCGCCATCGTAGAGACTTCGGCTGGGATTTCTGCCGGTTACCGGTCACCATTTGGCCAGGTCAAACTCAACTACAGCCGCTCTCTTAACAGGAATAATGGCGTTTTCAGCGTTATATTAGGACATTGGTTTTAA
- a CDS encoding VOC family protein encodes MSKNYPMVEFIIYVEDQHRSRNFYEKILEMKPALDVPGMTEFLLNENAKLGIMPCSGIAKILGEKLPNPSLAKGIPKCELYLYVDNIDSRFKIALEAGAKLVSKIEKRNWGDKVCYFSDDDGNVIAFAEK; translated from the coding sequence ATGAGCAAGAATTATCCAATGGTTGAATTTATTATCTATGTTGAAGACCAACACAGAAGCAGAAACTTTTATGAAAAAATATTGGAAATGAAACCTGCGCTAGACGTTCCTGGGATGACAGAGTTTCTCCTCAACGAAAATGCCAAACTGGGAATCATGCCATGTTCCGGAATCGCCAAAATATTGGGTGAAAAACTACCAAATCCCTCATTAGCAAAAGGAATTCCGAAATGTGAACTCTACCTTTATGTCGATAATATTGACAGCAGATTTAAGATCGCACTTGAAGCGGGCGCAAAATTGGTGAGCAAAATTGAAAAAAGAAACTGGGGTGATAAAGTTTGTTATTTTAGCGATGATGATGGCAACGTAATTGCATTTGCAGAAAAATGA